A stretch of the Marivirga tractuosa DSM 4126 genome encodes the following:
- a CDS encoding GLPGLI family protein has product MKYYFLFFTVALPTLNMKLPVQSSFKATYELIHQPDSTNNMNKDSETFLLYVNNELSQFLSYNNALRDSLFLEIHEGKMSNEELVQRTLEAPRTKTKLKVNKVYGQSKMEILQEMMTNLYKYYQPLNLMDWEIINETKSINGYSCQKATTSYAGRDYIAWFDPEIAISDGPYKFYGLPGLIISVYDTQEHYKFDLVGLEKGNYEIERNLLNEDYQVLTQQEYKQMMANYEANSQAMAKRLFSQMSGKPKKPSANNPIELE; this is encoded by the coding sequence ATGAAATATTATTTCCTCTTTTTTACGGTAGCACTCCCAACTCTGAATATGAAACTGCCTGTGCAATCCAGCTTTAAAGCTACTTATGAGCTTATCCATCAACCAGATTCTACTAATAATATGAATAAGGATTCAGAAACATTTTTATTATACGTCAACAATGAATTATCTCAATTCCTTAGTTATAATAATGCCCTAAGAGATTCATTATTTTTGGAGATCCATGAAGGTAAGATGAGCAATGAAGAATTAGTTCAGCGAACGCTTGAAGCACCCAGGACAAAGACTAAATTGAAGGTTAATAAGGTCTATGGGCAGTCCAAAATGGAAATTCTTCAGGAAATGATGACCAATTTATATAAATACTATCAGCCACTAAATTTGATGGATTGGGAAATTATCAATGAAACCAAAAGTATCAATGGTTACAGTTGTCAAAAAGCCACCACTTCTTATGCAGGAAGAGATTATATTGCCTGGTTTGATCCAGAAATAGCTATTAGTGACGGCCCTTATAAATTCTATGGTTTGCCAGGACTAATAATATCCGTTTATGATACCCAAGAGCATTATAAGTTTGATCTTGTTGGTTTGGAAAAAGGAAATTATGAAATCGAGAGGAATCTGCTTAATGAAGATTATCAAGTACTTACCCAGCAAGAATACAAGCAAATGATGGCAAATTATGAAGCCAATTCCCAAGCCATGGCCAAAAGACTCTTTTCTCAAATGAGTGGAAAACCAAAGAAACCCTCAGCCAATAATCCTATTGAGCTGGAATGA
- a CDS encoding GLPGLI family protein, whose translation MKYIQSITILLISILSFTAHAQSNFKATYKLTYQPDSTNEKNKESEIFLLYVNNELSKFLSYNNALRDSIRLEIKKGNMTTEEIVQQTMSRPRTNFYVKINKIFQESRIENLHQVTTELYRYYQPLNLMDWTIGNQTKSINGYNCQKATTSYAGRDYVAWFDAEIPISDGPYKFYGLPGLIISVYDTQEHYKFDLVGLEKGNYEIKRNLVNEDYQLITEAEYKRMRENYNANAEAMAKRVFSQMDGNKKPKKSSANNPIELE comes from the coding sequence ATGAAATACATACAGTCAATAACTATATTATTAATCTCAATCTTAAGTTTCACTGCTCACGCTCAAAGTAACTTTAAAGCAACATACAAGTTGACCTATCAACCTGATTCTACCAATGAAAAAAACAAAGAATCAGAAATCTTTCTTCTATATGTTAACAATGAATTATCAAAGTTTTTGAGTTACAACAATGCTTTGAGAGATTCTATTAGGCTGGAAATAAAAAAAGGCAATATGACCACGGAGGAAATAGTACAACAAACGATGAGTCGACCCAGAACCAATTTTTATGTAAAAATTAACAAGATTTTTCAGGAATCCAGAATTGAAAATTTACATCAGGTGACAACAGAATTGTATAGATATTATCAACCTCTGAATTTGATGGATTGGACTATTGGAAATCAAACTAAAAGCATCAACGGCTATAATTGTCAAAAAGCTACTACTTCCTATGCGGGTAGAGATTATGTGGCTTGGTTTGACGCTGAAATACCTATAAGTGATGGGCCTTATAAATTTTATGGTTTGCCGGGTCTTATTATATCAGTTTATGATACCCAAGAGCATTATAAATTTGATTTGGTCGGTTTGGAAAAAGGGAATTATGAAATAAAGAGAAACCTAGTGAATGAAGATTATCAATTAATAACCGAAGCTGAGTATAAGCGAATGAGGGAAAATTACAATGCTAATGCAGAAGCTATGGCCAAAAGAGTATTTTCACAAATGGACGGTAATAAAAAGCCAAAAAAATCCTCCGCCAATAATCCTATTGAGCTGGAATGA